A single region of the Streptomyces sp. ITFR-16 genome encodes:
- the pgeF gene encoding peptidoglycan editing factor PgeF, which translates to MSSTDSPSSGGGAHFSFTDRWGGVSAAPYAELNLGGAVGDDPAAVLANRERAARGRGLDPARVVWMNQVHGRDVAVVDGPWGDVPGIPAVDAVVTARRGLPLAVLTADCTPVLLADPVAGVVAAAHAGRPGLVAGVVPAAVEAMTGLGAEPSRITAHTGPAVCGRCYEVPAAMRDEVAAAAPGSWSETSWGTPAVDVTAGVHAQLEALGVTDRHMSSVCTLESGDHFSYRRDRITGRLAGYVWLD; encoded by the coding sequence GTGAGCTCGACGGATTCGCCTTCTTCGGGCGGCGGCGCCCACTTCTCCTTCACCGACAGGTGGGGCGGGGTGAGCGCCGCTCCGTATGCGGAGCTCAACCTCGGCGGCGCGGTCGGTGACGACCCCGCCGCCGTTCTCGCCAACCGGGAGCGTGCCGCGCGCGGCCGCGGACTCGATCCGGCGCGGGTCGTCTGGATGAACCAGGTGCACGGGCGGGACGTCGCCGTGGTCGACGGACCCTGGGGCGACGTCCCCGGGATTCCCGCCGTCGACGCTGTGGTCACCGCGCGGCGCGGACTCCCGCTCGCCGTGCTCACCGCCGACTGCACCCCCGTACTGCTCGCCGATCCGGTCGCCGGAGTCGTCGCGGCGGCCCACGCGGGCCGGCCGGGGCTGGTCGCCGGAGTCGTGCCGGCGGCGGTCGAGGCCATGACCGGTCTGGGCGCGGAGCCCTCGCGGATCACCGCCCACACCGGGCCCGCCGTCTGCGGCCGGTGCTACGAGGTTCCGGCCGCGATGCGGGACGAGGTCGCGGCGGCCGCTCCCGGCTCATGGTCCGAGACCAGCTGGGGGACTCCGGCGGTGGACGTCACCGCCGGAGTCCATGCCCAGCTCGAAGCCCTCGGTGTCACCGACCGGCACATGTCGTCCGTCTGCACCCTGGAATCGGGCGACCACTTCTCGTACCGACGCGACCGCATCACCGGGCGGCTCGCCGGATATGTCTGGTTGGACTGA
- a CDS encoding YggS family pyridoxal phosphate-dependent enzyme has product MTDRKEQLAANLAQVEERIASACATAGRKREEVTLIVVTKTYPASDVRILHGLGVRQVAENRDQDAAPKAAACADLPLSWHFVGQLQTNKVRSVASYADVVQSVDRTKLVTALSSAAVRAGRELGCLIQVALDAESGERGERGGVAPDGIEELADAVASAPGLRLDGLMTVAPLAGPFAGRQRAAFDRLMEFSSRLRGNHPAANMVSAGMSADLEDAVAAGATHVRVGTAVLGVRPGLG; this is encoded by the coding sequence ATGACGGACCGTAAGGAACAACTCGCCGCAAATCTGGCACAGGTGGAGGAACGCATTGCTTCCGCCTGCGCCACCGCCGGCCGCAAGCGGGAGGAGGTGACCCTCATCGTGGTCACCAAGACCTACCCCGCGAGCGATGTGCGGATCCTGCACGGACTCGGTGTCCGTCAGGTCGCCGAGAACCGCGACCAGGATGCCGCCCCCAAAGCCGCCGCATGTGCGGATCTACCCCTCTCATGGCACTTTGTCGGTCAATTGCAGACGAACAAGGTTCGTTCTGTGGCGAGTTATGCCGATGTCGTGCAGTCCGTGGACCGTACGAAGCTGGTGACCGCCCTCTCGTCGGCGGCCGTCCGGGCCGGCCGCGAACTCGGCTGTCTCATCCAGGTCGCCCTGGACGCGGAGAGCGGCGAGCGGGGTGAGCGCGGCGGCGTCGCGCCCGACGGCATCGAGGAGTTGGCCGACGCGGTCGCCTCCGCACCGGGACTGCGGCTGGACGGTCTGATGACCGTCGCCCCGCTCGCCGGTCCGTTCGCCGGGCGGCAACGGGCGGCGTTCGACCGGCTGATGGAATTCTCATCCCGGCTGCGCGGGAACCATCCGGCTGCGAACATGGTCTCTGCAGGGATGAGTGCGGACCTCGAGGACGCCGTTGCGGCCGGAGCGACACATGTGCGCGTCGGTACTGCGGTACTCGGAGTCCGACCCGGGCTCGGGTAA
- a CDS encoding cell division protein SepF: protein MAGAMRKMAVYLGLVEDDGYDGPGFDPDDEFEPEPEPERDRRRHQPAHQVERDRERDEPVRVVQPPAQREPVQIPAERERPARIAPVASITPERPNMEKNAPVIMPKVVSEREPYRITTLHPRTYNEARTIGEHFREGTPVIMNLTEMDDTDAKRLVDFAAGLVFGLHGSIERVTQKVFLLSPANVDVTAEDKARIAEGGFFNQS, encoded by the coding sequence ATGGCCGGCGCGATGCGCAAGATGGCGGTCTACCTCGGCCTCGTGGAGGACGATGGGTACGACGGTCCGGGGTTCGACCCCGACGACGAATTCGAACCCGAGCCGGAGCCCGAGCGCGACCGGCGCCGGCACCAGCCCGCGCATCAGGTGGAGCGGGACCGGGAGCGGGACGAACCGGTACGAGTGGTACAGCCGCCGGCCCAGCGGGAGCCGGTTCAGATCCCGGCGGAGAGAGAGCGACCCGCCCGGATCGCGCCCGTGGCATCCATCACACCTGAACGCCCGAACATGGAGAAGAACGCACCGGTGATCATGCCCAAGGTCGTGTCCGAGCGGGAGCCCTACCGGATCACCACGCTGCACCCCAGGACGTACAACGAGGCCCGTACCATCGGGGAACACTTCCGTGAGGGCACTCCGGTGATCATGAATCTCACGGAGATGGACGATACGGACGCAAAGCGACTTGTCGACTTTGCCGCGGGACTCGTCTTCGGTCTCCATGGCAGCATTGAGCGCGTGACGCAGAAGGTGTTCCTGTTGTCGCCTGCTAACGTCGATGTCACGGCGGAGGACAAGGCCCGCATCGCAGAGGGCGGATTCTTCAACCAGAGCTGA
- a CDS encoding YggT family protein, translating into MGVAQSVVYIALMCFLIVLIFRLVMDYVFQFARSWQPGKPMVVVLEATYTVTDPPLKLLRRFIPPLRLGGVALDLSFFVLMIIVSILISIVTGL; encoded by the coding sequence ATGGGCGTCGCACAAAGTGTTGTCTACATCGCGTTGATGTGTTTCCTCATCGTGCTGATCTTCCGGCTGGTCATGGACTACGTCTTCCAGTTCGCACGTTCATGGCAGCCGGGCAAGCCGATGGTGGTCGTACTCGAGGCCACTTACACGGTCACCGATCCACCGCTCAAGCTCCTGCGGCGGTTCATTCCGCCGCTGCGTCTCGGGGGCGTGGCACTCGACCTGTCCTTCTTCGTTCTGATGATCATCGTTTCCATCTTGATCAGCATCGTGACCGGGTTGTGA
- a CDS encoding DivIVA domain-containing protein: protein MPLTPEDVRNKQFTTVRLREGYDEDEVDAFLDEVESELTRLLRENEDLRAKLAAATRAAAQNQQQQGMRKPEPQDRPGAPVPAAISGPPVQQQPPQMGPPQLPGGAPQLPAGPSGHGPQGPHGPGPQGPHGPGPMQGGPMGGPMGGPMGGHNPQQQMQQMQQMQQPPQMQQQGPGGDSAARVLSLAQQTADQAIAEARSEANKIVGEARSRAEGLERDARAKADALERDAQEKHRVAMGSLESARATLERKVEDLRGFEREYRTRLKSYLESQLRQLETQADDSLAPPRTPAAASLPPSPSLAPAGAGAMGHTMGGNHGGHGNQQMGGNPSMGGGPSYGGQQQMSPAMTQPMAPVRPQAPQPMQQAPSPMRGFLIDEDDN, encoded by the coding sequence ATGCCGCTGACCCCCGAGGACGTGCGGAACAAGCAGTTCACGACGGTCCGCCTCCGAGAAGGCTATGACGAGGACGAGGTTGATGCCTTCCTCGACGAGGTCGAGTCCGAGCTGACCCGCCTGCTCCGTGAGAACGAGGATCTGCGCGCCAAGCTGGCCGCCGCCACGCGTGCCGCCGCGCAGAACCAGCAGCAGCAGGGTATGCGCAAGCCGGAGCCGCAGGACCGGCCCGGCGCACCGGTGCCCGCTGCCATATCTGGTCCGCCGGTCCAGCAGCAGCCCCCGCAGATGGGTCCCCCCCAGCTGCCCGGTGGTGCTCCGCAGCTGCCCGCCGGTCCCAGCGGCCACGGTCCCCAGGGTCCGCACGGTCCCGGTCCGCAGGGCCCGCACGGCCCCGGTCCGATGCAGGGTGGCCCCATGGGCGGCCCGATGGGTGGCCCCATGGGCGGCCACAACCCGCAGCAGCAGATGCAGCAGATGCAGCAGATGCAGCAGCCGCCGCAGATGCAGCAGCAGGGCCCCGGCGGCGACAGCGCCGCCCGTGTCCTCTCCCTGGCGCAGCAGACCGCCGACCAGGCGATCGCGGAGGCCCGTTCCGAGGCCAACAAGATCGTCGGTGAGGCGCGCAGCCGTGCCGAGGGCCTGGAGCGCGACGCGCGTGCCAAGGCGGACGCGCTGGAGCGGGACGCGCAGGAGAAGCACCGCGTGGCGATGGGCTCGCTGGAGTCGGCCCGCGCGACGCTTGAGCGCAAGGTCGAGGACCTGCGTGGCTTCGAGCGCGAGTACCGCACCCGTCTGAAGTCCTACCTGGAGAGCCAGCTGCGTCAGCTGGAGACCCAGGCCGACGACTCGCTGGCTCCGCCGCGGACGCCGGCGGCCGCCTCGCTGCCGCCGTCGCCCTCGCTGGCTCCGGCCGGTGCCGGTGCCATGGGTCACACCATGGGCGGCAACCACGGCGGTCACGGCAACCAGCAGATGGGCGGCAACCCGTCCATGGGCGGTGGCCCCTCGTACGGCGGCCAGCAGCAGATGTCGCCCGCGATGACGCAGCCGATGGCACCGGTGCGGCCGCAGGCGCCGCAGCCGATGCAGCAGGCGCCTTCGCCGATGCGCGGGTTCCTGATCGACGAGGACGACAACTGA
- the ileS gene encoding isoleucine--tRNA ligase has product MTSPQYRQVPAQVDLPALEHAVLDFWRENKVFTKSLDQSEGRPEWVFYEGPPTANGMPGAHHIEARVFKDVFPRFRTMQGYHVGRKAGWDCHGLPVELAVEKELGFNGKKDIEAYGIAEFNAKCRESVTRHTDAFTDLTTRMGYWVDLDDAYRTMDPEYVESVWWSLKEIFGKGLLVQDHRVAPWCPRCGTGLSDHELAQGYETVVDPSVFVRFPLTSGPLAGEAALLVWTTTPWTLVSNTAVAAHPDVEYVVATNGEEKLVVARPLVEKALGEGWEPTGQSFTGREMERWTYERPFALVDFPAPAHYVVNAEYVTTEDGTGLVHQSPAFGADDLLVCKEYGLPVVNPVRPDGTFEEDVPLVGGVFFKKADEALTEDLRDRGLLFRHVPYEHSYPHCWRCHTALLYYAQPSWYIRTTAVKDRLLEENEKTNWFPESVKNGRYGDWLNNNIDWALSRNRYWGTPLPIWRCEDDHLTCVGSRAELSELTGSDLSGLDPHRPFIDEITFTCSHENCQLEAYRVPEVIDAWYDSGSMPFAQWGYPHKNKEIFESRYPAQFISEAIDQTRGWFYTLMAIGTLVFDKSSYENVVCLGHILAEDGRKMSKHLGNTLEPIPLMDQHGADAVRWFMAAGGSPWAARRVGHGTIQEVVRKTLLTYWNTVAFQALYARTSDWAPSAADPAPADRTVLDRWLLSELNALVDQVTQALEGYDTQRAGKLLSSFVDDLSNWYVRRSRRRFWQGDKAALRTLHEVIETVTLLMAPLTPFITERVWQDLVAPVTPDAPESVHLASWPKADLSVVDPGLSTQMALVRRLVELGRATRAESGVKTRQPLSRALVGASGFETLSPELRAQITEELNVSSLASLSEVGGSLVDTTAKANFRALGKRFGKGVQAVAKAVANADAAALSLALRESGTASVEVDGEQIALSPEEVIITETPREGWSVASDSGATVALDLEITPELRRAGLARDAIRLIQEARKNSGLDVADRIAVRWTTTSPATAEALTEHASLIADEVLAVDYAQGEAESPYGPPFEDEGLSLTFRLHKTER; this is encoded by the coding sequence ATGACATCGCCGCAGTACCGCCAGGTACCCGCCCAGGTCGACCTGCCCGCGCTGGAGCACGCCGTGCTCGACTTCTGGCGCGAGAACAAGGTCTTCACCAAGAGCCTCGACCAGTCCGAGGGCCGCCCCGAGTGGGTCTTCTACGAGGGCCCGCCGACCGCCAACGGCATGCCCGGCGCCCACCACATCGAGGCCCGCGTCTTCAAGGACGTCTTCCCGCGCTTCCGCACCATGCAGGGCTACCACGTCGGCCGCAAGGCCGGCTGGGACTGCCACGGCCTGCCGGTCGAGCTCGCGGTCGAGAAGGAGCTGGGCTTCAACGGCAAGAAGGACATCGAGGCGTACGGCATCGCCGAGTTCAACGCCAAGTGCCGTGAGTCCGTGACCCGGCACACCGACGCCTTCACCGACCTCACAACCCGGATGGGCTACTGGGTCGACCTCGACGACGCGTACCGCACGATGGACCCCGAGTACGTCGAGTCCGTGTGGTGGTCGCTGAAGGAGATCTTCGGCAAGGGCCTGCTGGTCCAGGACCACCGGGTCGCCCCCTGGTGCCCGCGCTGCGGCACCGGCCTCTCCGACCACGAGCTGGCCCAGGGCTACGAGACGGTCGTCGACCCCTCGGTCTTCGTCCGCTTCCCGCTCACCTCCGGCCCGCTGGCCGGCGAGGCGGCCCTGCTGGTCTGGACGACGACGCCCTGGACCCTGGTCTCCAACACGGCCGTCGCCGCGCACCCCGATGTCGAGTACGTCGTCGCGACGAACGGCGAGGAGAAGCTCGTCGTCGCCCGCCCGCTCGTCGAGAAGGCGCTCGGCGAGGGCTGGGAGCCGACCGGCCAGTCGTTCACCGGCCGCGAGATGGAGCGCTGGACCTACGAGCGCCCGTTCGCCCTGGTCGACTTCCCGGCCCCCGCGCACTACGTCGTCAACGCGGAGTACGTGACGACCGAGGACGGTACGGGTCTGGTCCACCAGTCCCCCGCCTTCGGCGCAGACGACCTCCTGGTCTGCAAGGAGTACGGCCTCCCGGTGGTCAACCCGGTCCGCCCCGACGGCACCTTCGAGGAGGACGTGCCGCTGGTGGGCGGCGTCTTCTTCAAGAAGGCCGACGAGGCGCTCACCGAGGACCTCAGGGACCGCGGTCTGCTCTTCCGCCACGTCCCGTACGAGCACAGCTACCCGCACTGCTGGCGCTGCCACACCGCGCTGCTCTACTACGCGCAGCCGTCCTGGTACATCCGCACGACCGCCGTCAAGGACCGTCTCCTCGAGGAGAACGAGAAGACCAACTGGTTCCCCGAATCGGTCAAGAACGGCCGGTACGGCGACTGGCTGAACAACAACATCGACTGGGCGCTGTCCCGCAACCGCTACTGGGGCACCCCGCTGCCCATCTGGCGCTGCGAGGACGACCACCTCACCTGTGTCGGCTCGCGCGCCGAGCTGAGCGAGCTGACCGGCAGCGACCTCTCGGGCCTGGACCCGCACCGCCCGTTCATCGACGAGATCACGTTCACCTGCTCGCACGAGAACTGCCAGCTGGAGGCGTACCGCGTCCCCGAGGTCATCGACGCCTGGTACGACTCGGGATCCATGCCGTTCGCGCAGTGGGGCTACCCGCACAAGAACAAGGAGATCTTCGAGAGCCGCTACCCGGCGCAGTTCATCTCGGAGGCCATCGACCAGACACGCGGCTGGTTCTACACCCTGATGGCGATCGGCACCCTGGTCTTCGACAAGTCCAGCTACGAGAACGTCGTCTGCCTCGGCCACATCCTCGCCGAGGACGGCCGCAAGATGTCCAAGCACCTGGGCAACACCCTCGAACCGATCCCGCTCATGGACCAGCACGGCGCGGACGCGGTCCGCTGGTTCATGGCGGCCGGCGGCTCCCCGTGGGCGGCCCGCCGCGTCGGCCACGGCACGATCCAGGAGGTCGTCCGCAAGACGCTCCTCACCTACTGGAACACGGTCGCCTTCCAGGCCCTGTACGCCCGTACGTCGGACTGGGCGCCCTCGGCCGCCGACCCGGCCCCGGCCGACCGCACGGTCCTGGACCGCTGGCTGCTGAGCGAGCTGAACGCGCTCGTCGACCAGGTCACCCAGGCGCTGGAGGGGTACGACACCCAGCGCGCCGGCAAGCTGCTGTCCTCGTTCGTCGACGACCTGTCCAACTGGTACGTGCGCCGCTCCCGCCGCCGCTTCTGGCAGGGCGACAAGGCCGCGCTGCGCACCCTGCACGAGGTCATCGAGACGGTCACGCTGCTGATGGCCCCGCTGACCCCGTTCATCACCGAGCGGGTCTGGCAGGACCTGGTCGCGCCGGTCACCCCGGACGCCCCGGAGTCGGTCCACCTGGCCTCCTGGCCGAAGGCCGACCTGTCGGTGGTCGACCCGGGCCTCTCCACGCAGATGGCACTGGTACGCCGCCTGGTGGAGCTGGGCCGCGCCACCCGCGCCGAGTCGGGCGTGAAGACCCGCCAGCCGCTGTCGCGCGCCCTGGTGGGGGCCTCGGGCTTCGAGACCCTCTCCCCCGAGCTGCGCGCCCAGATCACGGAGGAGCTGAACGTCTCCTCGCTGGCCTCTCTCTCCGAGGTGGGCGGCTCTCTGGTCGACACGACGGCCAAGGCGAACTTCCGGGCCCTGGGCAAGCGGTTCGGCAAGGGCGTCCAGGCGGTGGCCAAGGCGGTGGCGAACGCGGACGCGGCGGCCCTGTCCCTCGCCCTGCGCGAGAGCGGCACGGCGTCGGTGGAGGTCGACGGCGAGCAGATCGCCCTCTCTCCCGAAGAGGTGATCATCACGGAGACCCCGCGCGAGGGCTGGTCGGTCGCCTCCGACTCGGGCGCGACGGTCGCGCTGGACCTGGAGATCACCCCGGAACTGCGGCGCGCGGGCCTGGCCCGTGACGCGATCCGGCTCATCCAGGAGGCCCGCAAGAACAGCGGTCTGGACGTGGCGGACCGGATCGCCGTCCGCTGGACGACCACGTCCCCGGCGACGGCCGAGGCCCTGACCGAGCACGCGTCACTGATCGCGGACGAGGTCCTGGCCGTGGACTACGCGCAGGGCGAGGCGGAGAGCCCGTACGGTCCCCCCTTCGAGGACGAGGGCCTGTCCCTGACGTTCCGCCTCCACAAGACGGAGCGCTAG
- a CDS encoding TraR/DksA C4-type zinc finger protein, protein MVAKKTSDANAGTGPEDAADQTTGAAKAAKKTTKKAAVKKAPAKKTAKKAAAKKTAAKKTATKKTAAGTTAAKASKKAAPAATGAAEAAEQTGAHTVVAKKSAARTRTADRDTAPVPPARVATAPGELAVRPGEDPWTPEEVAAARSELTGEITRLRDELEASGLALAGLMRDSGDGAGDDEADTGTKNITREHEMSLAANAQEMLEQTERALARLDAGTYGLCEICGNPIGKARMQAFPRATLCVEDKQKQERRG, encoded by the coding sequence ATGGTGGCGAAGAAGACGTCCGACGCGAACGCGGGGACCGGGCCGGAGGACGCGGCCGACCAGACCACCGGGGCCGCGAAGGCCGCGAAGAAGACCACGAAGAAGGCGGCCGTGAAGAAGGCGCCCGCGAAGAAGACGGCCAAGAAGGCGGCGGCGAAGAAGACCGCGGCCAAGAAGACCGCGACGAAGAAGACCGCGGCCGGGACCACGGCCGCGAAGGCTTCGAAGAAGGCCGCTCCGGCGGCCACGGGGGCGGCCGAGGCCGCCGAGCAGACGGGAGCCCACACGGTGGTAGCCAAGAAGAGCGCGGCCAGGACCCGCACGGCCGACCGGGACACGGCACCCGTGCCCCCGGCCCGGGTCGCCACGGCGCCCGGGGAGCTGGCCGTACGGCCGGGGGAGGACCCCTGGACGCCGGAGGAGGTCGCGGCCGCGCGCAGCGAGCTGACCGGCGAGATCACCCGGCTGCGGGACGAGCTGGAGGCCTCGGGCCTCGCGCTGGCCGGGCTGATGCGGGACTCCGGCGACGGGGCGGGGGACGACGAGGCGGACACCGGTACCAAGAACATCACCCGCGAGCACGAGATGTCACTCGCCGCCAACGCCCAGGAGATGCTGGAGCAGACCGAGCGGGCGCTCGCCCGGCTCGACGCGGGCACCTACGGTCTGTGCGAGATCTGCGGCAATCCGATCGGCAAGGCACGGATGCAGGCCTTCCCCCGGGCCACCCTCTGTGTCGAGGACAAACAGAAGCAGGAGCGACGCGGCTGA
- the lspA gene encoding signal peptidase II: MAEAERIIGTPDIPEAEGHGGTEPEHSGEAGSPDAVEPDGQDTGATAAEDEEAAVDRSPAVRRRRVILLFCVAVLAYLLDLGSKMLVVAKLEHQEPVEIFGDWLKLDAIRNAGAAFGFGEAFTIIFTVIAATVIVVIARLARKLYSLPWAIALGLLLGGALGNLTDRIFRAPGVFEGAVVDFIAPAHFAVFNLADSAIVCGGILIVLLSFKGLDPDGTVHKD, encoded by the coding sequence GTGGCAGAGGCGGAGCGCATCATCGGTACGCCGGACATCCCCGAGGCTGAGGGACACGGAGGAACCGAGCCGGAGCACAGCGGCGAGGCCGGGTCCCCGGACGCCGTCGAGCCGGACGGGCAGGACACCGGCGCGACCGCGGCCGAGGACGAGGAAGCGGCGGTCGACCGGTCGCCGGCCGTCCGCCGGCGCCGGGTCATCCTGCTGTTCTGCGTGGCCGTGCTCGCCTATCTGCTCGACCTGGGCAGCAAGATGCTCGTGGTCGCGAAGCTGGAGCACCAGGAGCCGGTCGAGATCTTCGGCGACTGGCTCAAGCTCGACGCGATCCGCAACGCGGGCGCCGCGTTCGGCTTCGGTGAGGCCTTCACGATCATCTTCACCGTCATCGCGGCGACCGTCATCGTGGTGATCGCCCGGCTCGCGCGCAAGCTCTACAGCCTGCCGTGGGCCATCGCCCTCGGGCTGCTGCTCGGCGGCGCCCTCGGCAACCTCACCGACCGGATCTTCCGGGCACCGGGCGTCTTCGAGGGCGCGGTGGTGGACTTCATCGCCCCCGCCCACTTCGCCGTCTTCAACCTGGCCGACTCCGCGATCGTCTGCGGCGGCATCCTGATCGTCCTGCTTTCCTTCAAGGGCCTGGACCCCGACGGCACCGTGCACAAGGACTGA
- a CDS encoding RluA family pseudouridine synthase produces the protein MSTQPEVRTLPVPDGLEGERVDAAISRMFGFSRTKAAELAAAGKVQVDGSVVGKSERVRGGAWLEVEMPQAPAPVQIVAEPVEGMEIVHDDDDIVVIMKPVGVAAHPSPGWTGTTVIGGLAAAGYRISTSGAAERQGIVHRLDVGTSGLMVVAKSERAYTRLKAQFRDRVVEKKYHALVQGHPDPMSGTIDAPIGRHPTHDYKWAVVAEGKPSVTHYDLIEAYRAASLLDIKLETGRTHQIRVHMSAHRHPCVGDLTYGADPTMAKRLGLTRQWLHAVRLGFEHPADGSWVEFASTYPDDLQQALDRIAAESE, from the coding sequence GTGAGTACGCAACCCGAGGTCCGCACCCTGCCCGTACCCGATGGCCTGGAAGGCGAGCGGGTCGACGCCGCCATCTCCCGGATGTTCGGTTTCTCCCGCACCAAGGCCGCAGAGCTGGCCGCCGCCGGGAAGGTGCAGGTGGACGGTTCGGTCGTCGGGAAGTCCGAGCGGGTGCGGGGCGGTGCCTGGCTCGAGGTCGAGATGCCGCAGGCGCCCGCTCCGGTGCAGATCGTCGCCGAGCCCGTCGAGGGCATGGAGATCGTCCACGACGACGACGACATCGTCGTGATCATGAAGCCGGTCGGTGTCGCCGCGCACCCCAGCCCCGGCTGGACCGGCACCACCGTCATCGGCGGTCTCGCCGCGGCCGGGTACCGGATCTCCACCTCCGGCGCCGCCGAGCGCCAGGGCATCGTGCACCGCCTCGACGTCGGCACCTCCGGACTGATGGTCGTCGCCAAGTCCGAGCGCGCCTACACCCGGCTGAAGGCCCAGTTCCGCGACCGGGTCGTCGAGAAGAAGTACCACGCCCTGGTCCAGGGCCACCCCGACCCGATGAGCGGCACCATCGACGCCCCCATCGGGCGCCACCCCACCCACGACTACAAGTGGGCGGTCGTCGCCGAGGGCAAGCCCTCCGTGACGCACTACGACCTGATCGAGGCGTACCGCGCCGCCAGCCTGCTCGACATCAAGCTGGAGACCGGCCGCACGCACCAGATCCGGGTCCACATGTCCGCCCACCGCCACCCCTGTGTCGGCGACCTCACCTATGGCGCCGACCCGACCATGGCCAAGCGACTGGGCCTGACCCGGCAGTGGCTGCACGCGGTCCGGCTCGGCTTCGAGCACCCCGCGGACGGCAGCTGGGTGGAGTTCGCCAGCACCTACCCCGACGACCTCCAGCAGGCCCTCGACCGGATCGCGGCAGAGAGCGAATGA
- a CDS encoding GNAT family N-acetyltransferase, whose amino-acid sequence MISYTTRTVTGEQDRAACFQVRKDVFVGEQNVPEELEYDAYDADAVHVIAVAADGTALGTGRLLHGPAAAAKTGGDLTVGSLGRLAVTKEARGLGVGAALVRAVEDAARERGLTAVDLHAQTHALGFYERLGYAAYGPEFPDAGIPHRAMRRTI is encoded by the coding sequence ATGATCTCCTACACCACTCGCACGGTCACCGGTGAGCAGGACCGTGCCGCCTGTTTCCAGGTCCGCAAGGACGTCTTCGTCGGCGAGCAGAACGTGCCCGAGGAGCTGGAGTACGACGCCTACGACGCGGACGCGGTGCACGTCATCGCCGTCGCGGCGGACGGCACTGCGCTCGGCACCGGGCGGCTGCTGCACGGCCCGGCCGCGGCGGCCAAGACCGGCGGCGACCTCACGGTCGGCTCGCTGGGCCGGCTCGCGGTGACCAAGGAGGCGCGCGGCCTCGGGGTCGGCGCGGCGCTGGTGCGGGCCGTCGAGGACGCCGCCCGGGAGCGCGGTCTGACCGCGGTCGACCTGCACGCCCAGACGCACGCGCTCGGCTTCTACGAGCGCCTCGGCTATGCGGCCTACGGCCCCGAGTTCCCCGACGCGGGCATTCCGCACCGGGCGATGCGCCGGACGATCTGA